One region of Emys orbicularis isolate rEmyOrb1 chromosome 4, rEmyOrb1.hap1, whole genome shotgun sequence genomic DNA includes:
- the LOC135877096 gene encoding olfactory receptor 5AR1-like: MLKGNHTTVTEFILLGFTDNQHLRVMLFVVFLFIYLLILVGNLGMVTLIRIESRLHTPMYFFLSNLALLDVGYSTVIAPQTLMAFAVESKAITFAGCALQFYFFCIAVSCECCLLGVMAYDRFTAICSPLLYTVIMSKRFCVLLVLGSYLASWVNATVQTIFIFRLSFCGSNVINHFFCDVPPILKLACSDTHITDTVHFTFSTVIVTSNLLTIVISYVYIVVAILRINSTEGRRKAFSTCTSHLTTVTVFYGTVIFMYLRPSSKYSMDQDKIISVFYTLLIPMLNPLIYSMRNKEVKKAFRRSDCQKTGQPPQAGGVVCN, from the exons ATGTTGAAGGGGAATCACACCACTGTGACGGAGTTCATCTTGTTGGGATTCACGGACAACCAGCACCTGAGAGTCATGCTCTTTGTGGTGTTTCTGTTCATCTACCTGCTCATCCTGGTGGGGAATCTCGGGATGGTCACTTTAATCAGGATTGAGTCCCggcttcacacccccatgtactttttcctcagTAACCTGGCCCTCTTAGATGTGGGATACTCCACCGTCATCGCTCCCCAGACACTGATGGCCTTTGCAGTGGAGAGCAAAGCAATTACATTCGCTGGGTGCGCTCTGCAGTTTTACTTCTTCTGCATTGCTGTGTCCTGTGAGTGCTGCCTGTTGGGTGTCATGGCGTATGATCGCTTCACAGCCATCTGCAGCCCATTGCTGTACACCGTCATCATGTCCAAGCGGTTCTGcgtgctgctggtgctggggtcGTACCTAGCCAGCTGGGTAAATGCAACAGTTCAGACTATATTTATATTCCGTTTGTCCTTCTGTGGATCAAACGTCatcaaccatttcttctgtgatgtGCCCCCCATCCTGAAACTGGCATGCTCTGACACCCACATCACAGACACTGTTCACTTCACCTTTTCTACTGTAATTGTAACATCTAATCTCTTGACCATTGTCATCTCCTATGTGTACATTGTGGTTGCTATTCTAAGGATCAACTCCACGGAGGGCAGgcgcaaagccttctccacctgcacctcccacctGACGACTGTCACGGTCTTCTACGGAACGGTCATTTTTATGTATTTACGGCCCAGTTCAAAGTACTCCATGGACCAGGACAAAATCATCTCTGTGTTTTATACCCTGTTGATCCCCATGCtgaaccccctgatctacagcatgaggaacaaggaggtgaaaaAGGCTTTTAGGAG gtcagactgtcagaaaacaggacagCCACCCCAAGCCGGTGGTGTagtctgtaattag
- the LOC135877424 gene encoding olfactory receptor-like protein COR8 isoform X3 produces MSLIGNHSMVTQFILLGLTDRQELQIPLFAAFLVIYVLTLVGNLGMIVLIRVDPRLHTPMYFFLSNLSVVDLCYSSVFAPRMLVNFSVGSKSISYSACIAQHFSFVVFVTTEGFLLAVMAYDRYVAICNPLLYTAVMSKRVCIHLVASSYVGGLVNSLTHTCGLLRLSFCGPNIINHYFCDTNPLLKLACSDNHINEILLVTFSGVIAMSTLLTVIISYLYILFSILRIRSAKGRRKAFSTCASHLTAVTMFYGPVSLSHIQPSSSYSLEQEKISAVFYTLVVPMLNPLIYSLRNKEVKGALKRVIDWKNILS; encoded by the exons ATGTCTCTGATA GGCAATCACAGCATGGTGACCCAGTTCATCCTCCTGGGGCTGACGGATCGTCAGGAGCTGCAGATACCCCTCTTCGCAGCGTTCCTGGTGATCTATGTTCTTACGCTGGTGGGGAATCTCGGGATGATTGTGTTGATCAGGGTTGATCCCcgactccacacccccatgtacttcttcctcagtAACCTGTCCGTTGTTGACCTCTGCTACTCCTCAGTCTTCGCTCCAAGGATGCTGGTGAATTTCTCAGTGGGGAGTAAAAGCATTTCTTACTCTGCCTGTATTGCCCAACACTTCTCTTTTGTCGTGTTTGTGACCACAGAAGGGTTCCTGCTGGCCGTGATGGCATACGACCGCTATGTAGCCATTTGTAACCCTCTGCTCTACACCGCTGTTATGTCTAAGAGAGTCTGTATTCATCTAGTGGCCAGCTCATATGTCGGGGGGCTCGTGAACTCACTGACCCACACATGTGGCTTGCTGAGGTTGTCGTTCTGCGGGCCCAACATCATCAATCATTACTTTTGTGACACTAACCCATTGCTGAAGCTCGCCTGCTCTGATAACCACATCAATGAGATTTTGCTTGTAACGTTCTCTGGAGTTATTGCCATGTCCACCCTCCTGACTGTCATAATCTCTTATCTGTACATCCTCTTCTCTATCCTGAGGATCCGCTCTGCCAAGGGCAGgcgcaaagccttctccacctgtgcCTCTCATCTGACAGCTGTCACCATGTTCTATGGACCTGTGAGCTTAAGCCACATACAACCCAGTTCCAGCTACTCACTGGAACAGGAGAAAATCTCTGCTGTGTTTTATACCCTGGTGGTCCCCATGTtgaaccccctgatctacagcctgaggaacaaggaggttaAGGGTGCTCTTAAGAGGGTGATAGACTGGAAAAACATTCTCAGCTAA
- the LOC135877453 gene encoding olfactory receptor 5AR1-like isoform X2, whose amino-acid sequence MAERNHTTVTEFIFVGFTDHPDLQIPLFMLFLVMYVVSLMGNLGMIALIMVETRLHTPMYFFLSQMSIVDIGYSTAIAPRLLMTFVAETRTIPLIECAAQLFFVCFFVTNECCLLAVIAYDRFKAICNPLLYRAIMSKRHCVLLVAGTYVCGSVNSIVQTLFIFSLSFCSSNVVNHFFCDVPPMLKLSCSDTHVTDLVLFTFSTVIVTTTFLGVLISYMCIFLAILRIRSAKGRCKTFSTCASHLTVVTMFYGTLICIYLRPSSSYLMDQDKVTSVFYALVIPMLNPLIYSLRNKEVNDAFKRVIYRKFFSWSL is encoded by the coding sequence ATGGCAGAGAGAAACCACACCACGGTGACTGAGTTCATTTTCGTAGGATTCACAGATCATCCAGATCTACAGATCCCCCTCTTTATGTTGTTCCTAGTGATGTATGTGGTCAGCCTGATGGGGAATCTTGGGATGATAGCGTTAATCATGGTTGAAACCCGACTTCAtacccccatgtactttttcctaAGCCAGATGTCCATTGTAGATATTGGATATTCCACGGCCATAGCTCCCAGGTTGCTAATGACCTTTGTAGCAGAGACTAGAACCATTCCTTTGATTGAGTGTGCGGCACAGCTATTCTTCGTCTGTTTCTTTGTGACCAATGAATGTTGCCTCCTGGCTGTGATTGCGTATGACCGCTTCAAAGCTATCTGTAATCCATTGCTATACAGAGCCATTATGTCCAAGAGACACTGTGTCCTGTTAGTGGCTGGTACATATGTATGTGGCTCTGTGAATTCAATTGTGCAAACTCTATTTATATTCAGTCTGTCCTTCTGCAGCTCCAATGTTgtcaaccatttcttctgtgatgtGCCCCCCATGCTGAAGCTGTCCTGCTCTGACACCCACGTCACTGACCTTGTACTTTTCACTTTCTCTACTGTAATTGTCACGACTACTTTCCTGGGTGTCCTAATCTCCTACATGTGCATCTTTCTGGCCATTCTCAGGATCCGTTCTGCCAAGGGGAGATGCAAAACCTTTTCCACTTGCGCCTCCCACCTGACAGTCGTCACTATGTTTTATGGGACGCtgatatgtatatatttaagacCCAGTTCTAGCTACTTGATGGACCAAGACAAGGTTACCTCTGTGTTTTATGCCCTTGTGATCCCCATGTtgaaccccctgatctacagcctgagaaacaaggaggTAAATGATGCCTTTAAAAGGGTGATATACAGGAAGTTTTTTTCTTGGTCATTATAA
- the LOC135877453 gene encoding olfactory receptor 5AR1-like isoform X1 translates to MGLPHPRNHTTVTEFIFVGFTDHPDLQIPLFMLFLVMYVVSLMGNLGMIALIMVETRLHTPMYFFLSQMSIVDIGYSTAIAPRLLMTFVAETRTIPLIECAAQLFFVCFFVTNECCLLAVIAYDRFKAICNPLLYRAIMSKRHCVLLVAGTYVCGSVNSIVQTLFIFSLSFCSSNVVNHFFCDVPPMLKLSCSDTHVTDLVLFTFSTVIVTTTFLGVLISYMCIFLAILRIRSAKGRCKTFSTCASHLTVVTMFYGTLICIYLRPSSSYLMDQDKVTSVFYALVIPMLNPLIYSLRNKEVNDAFKRVIYRKFFSWSL, encoded by the exons atgggtctcccacatcccag AAACCACACCACGGTGACTGAGTTCATTTTCGTAGGATTCACAGATCATCCAGATCTACAGATCCCCCTCTTTATGTTGTTCCTAGTGATGTATGTGGTCAGCCTGATGGGGAATCTTGGGATGATAGCGTTAATCATGGTTGAAACCCGACTTCAtacccccatgtactttttcctaAGCCAGATGTCCATTGTAGATATTGGATATTCCACGGCCATAGCTCCCAGGTTGCTAATGACCTTTGTAGCAGAGACTAGAACCATTCCTTTGATTGAGTGTGCGGCACAGCTATTCTTCGTCTGTTTCTTTGTGACCAATGAATGTTGCCTCCTGGCTGTGATTGCGTATGACCGCTTCAAAGCTATCTGTAATCCATTGCTATACAGAGCCATTATGTCCAAGAGACACTGTGTCCTGTTAGTGGCTGGTACATATGTATGTGGCTCTGTGAATTCAATTGTGCAAACTCTATTTATATTCAGTCTGTCCTTCTGCAGCTCCAATGTTgtcaaccatttcttctgtgatgtGCCCCCCATGCTGAAGCTGTCCTGCTCTGACACCCACGTCACTGACCTTGTACTTTTCACTTTCTCTACTGTAATTGTCACGACTACTTTCCTGGGTGTCCTAATCTCCTACATGTGCATCTTTCTGGCCATTCTCAGGATCCGTTCTGCCAAGGGGAGATGCAAAACCTTTTCCACTTGCGCCTCCCACCTGACAGTCGTCACTATGTTTTATGGGACGCtgatatgtatatatttaagacCCAGTTCTAGCTACTTGATGGACCAAGACAAGGTTACCTCTGTGTTTTATGCCCTTGTGATCCCCATGTtgaaccccctgatctacagcctgagaaacaaggaggTAAATGATGCCTTTAAAAGGGTGATATACAGGAAGTTTTTTTCTTGGTCATTATAA
- the LOC135877424 gene encoding olfactory receptor-like protein COR8 isoform X2: MMIWFTQGNHSMVTQFILLGLTDRQELQIPLFAAFLVIYVLTLVGNLGMIVLIRVDPRLHTPMYFFLSNLSVVDLCYSSVFAPRMLVNFSVGSKSISYSACIAQHFSFVVFVTTEGFLLAVMAYDRYVAICNPLLYTAVMSKRVCIHLVASSYVGGLVNSLTHTCGLLRLSFCGPNIINHYFCDTNPLLKLACSDNHINEILLVTFSGVIAMSTLLTVIISYLYILFSILRIRSAKGRRKAFSTCASHLTAVTMFYGPVSLSHIQPSSSYSLEQEKISAVFYTLVVPMLNPLIYSLRNKEVKGALKRVIDWKNILS, encoded by the exons ATGATGATCTGGTTTACACAG GGCAATCACAGCATGGTGACCCAGTTCATCCTCCTGGGGCTGACGGATCGTCAGGAGCTGCAGATACCCCTCTTCGCAGCGTTCCTGGTGATCTATGTTCTTACGCTGGTGGGGAATCTCGGGATGATTGTGTTGATCAGGGTTGATCCCcgactccacacccccatgtacttcttcctcagtAACCTGTCCGTTGTTGACCTCTGCTACTCCTCAGTCTTCGCTCCAAGGATGCTGGTGAATTTCTCAGTGGGGAGTAAAAGCATTTCTTACTCTGCCTGTATTGCCCAACACTTCTCTTTTGTCGTGTTTGTGACCACAGAAGGGTTCCTGCTGGCCGTGATGGCATACGACCGCTATGTAGCCATTTGTAACCCTCTGCTCTACACCGCTGTTATGTCTAAGAGAGTCTGTATTCATCTAGTGGCCAGCTCATATGTCGGGGGGCTCGTGAACTCACTGACCCACACATGTGGCTTGCTGAGGTTGTCGTTCTGCGGGCCCAACATCATCAATCATTACTTTTGTGACACTAACCCATTGCTGAAGCTCGCCTGCTCTGATAACCACATCAATGAGATTTTGCTTGTAACGTTCTCTGGAGTTATTGCCATGTCCACCCTCCTGACTGTCATAATCTCTTATCTGTACATCCTCTTCTCTATCCTGAGGATCCGCTCTGCCAAGGGCAGgcgcaaagccttctccacctgtgcCTCTCATCTGACAGCTGTCACCATGTTCTATGGACCTGTGAGCTTAAGCCACATACAACCCAGTTCCAGCTACTCACTGGAACAGGAGAAAATCTCTGCTGTGTTTTATACCCTGGTGGTCCCCATGTtgaaccccctgatctacagcctgaggaacaaggaggttaAGGGTGCTCTTAAGAGGGTGATAGACTGGAAAAACATTCTCAGCTAA